One window of Pyxicephalus adspersus chromosome 4, UCB_Pads_2.0, whole genome shotgun sequence genomic DNA carries:
- the ZNF292 gene encoding zinc finger protein 292 isoform X2, protein MVAIHSYSNARPYLTSQCENVGLVLERLALSCVELLLCLPQELPDDHWQKFQGSIKAAHERLTENGSHELLILCNMSQEAGVWKDPVLAKILNNEIQDPCQADSFLCLEGPLLLEMRVKRLLKLSKVAEATYLAKLCSDHPDMSKKGHFKQLYLKCLCAASPNIKLIEEIAKVDCKDALEMICNLESEGDEKTSLILCAAFLSRQLQFGEMYCAWELTLFWSKLQRRVEPSIQVYLEICRQLSQLTKTVYHIFFLIKVIQSETEAAGLPTCIELCVRALRLESSENAKVKISICKTISCLLPDDLEVKRACQLTEFLLEPTVDAYYAVEMLYNQPDQKYDEESLPVPNSLRCELLLVLKTRWPFDPEFWDWKTLKRQCLALMGEQASIVSSIDELNDNEAYDQMDNYQELAKDATSNGLQSFDAALVQEVSDEKPKKKPIKKMREHGYVSARFRNWQAYMQYCVLCDKEFLGHRIIRHAQKHCIDGTYSCPICAKQYTTKETFIPHVTLHVKQSCKERLETMKPLKRLPKSPKKEPDCKIKKPETITKQERQVKKNTFYSDDFIVFNDNDNSDDNDDKDKSGNFHPEKPVNEFPCPVQFCNKGFKYFKNLIAHVRGHKDSEEATRFLEIQSKKVVCQYCRRQFVSLTHLNDHLQMHCGSQPYICIQMKCKASFETYTDLLAHRKEHRHFKAKCMFPNCGRIFSAAYMLFDHEAQHYNTFTCKHVGCGKIFRSQHQLEQHMSEHATETTQLKSSQSAELTEATRTDVKCEDVQEPLLPAGNVNIKLEPLQSEDISGSVINKDPVVPETSLQSQKMAAVTTCEVTNSDHLLDQIIIPAANVLPTTNLLTQVLASPSNDLNILPKPDMLASTAFTGDSGNFKLPSVPEGFRDLLDQNKLLPSGNIENASETSKMSLSAFEVQQLSLFQDGKTNCQDNSSIDQTDVMNAGKNQIEGQEQINSMVPFNVHNQSNQCENNLIMPGYEENSKPENILSLSLETSSALSNVLPPVCNAPITPIAATPNERFKCNVDGCTRIYNSVQSIGKHMKSTHPEHYDFFKMERKNRKKLKPGTSLPPPDGKSIYTILLGPDVPTIQPQLQNTANHNFCNQLQHLPNSVFPTQFENLVNPLLSPTETVLPQEMPKNVAETLLRTEVGNLNNSSLNSQIEDLAKVLPMKFENGSDPFLPMPTENDPLPVVSSLSGNTMFSQLGGSADHVLTGSEATNSVFMKEDIDADASFSKQVDNTDMDGSFNLEKSSSMLSNSADKNNAPNMPAKNKERKVKHSPRAKFPAIIRDGKFICSRCYRAFTNPRSLGGHLSKRAVCKPHNDYGIPPPIVPQGDGQPSVLASMILSSSPNQKVQIPPQQTFSPEVTVKSEHFLPSGQPGSENAPYIKPEFSHPGLSPQEEKANAIKQNFVAPENDGNGQLSSDSMLSNCISNTPQINTADSSNIAETHALTTNASLQGASSLGTVYANSSVGIHLPSGQPIKTENDLCPNSLVNSAVETHDVTKQVSSTRVSVISSPRSSCITTAKKRSSTSKRKKKPDTPVAVETTQELARNILAALGGNLQMSMEMQPNLMTYGSELLENIAKNLSNADKELLMSCLNESFKTNSETQALSQLSVQPEKSKQPILPPNTSHCKDTGNLNIHQDYREKTFDSLNPVVTDVYTINSAGPEPCSGLPQSQTTANGSIDDDLHGIMHNVMSASTAVSPLTKMNIPVCSVSPTQETSSMYDDQVFEIINLVQNLQLIDSVKLENVLSEENCPSTEALPIMSSVIVPNPSLSIVPEQSSEVSLPLTDINIEKPFVCQEEACNYCAMTKDALFKHYTKVHFYTSEKLEVIKKHQLKFAPFRCVVPSCMKTFTRNSNLRAHCQTMHNFTPEEMVKLKMKRPPGKKSANDNDLSSLEIANGTLEVKRCTESRDIAQGLKKDSLVYREVPPTIPEVSPKIEEVRAPASLPVKESQRPLLNQKNKQRSKLKQMEKELKRKRPISKELKVTQGPTSFKPYRCVQQGCTAAFSIQQSLMLHYQAVHKSKPPLFSEEDLKKETEEGDSGIKEFRCTENDCSRIFSGFANLIHHYVKLHEMTAEEIENIVSSSSVEEFNCDQSRCTATFTTCIKYIEHLEETHSLKVKQAKFDGEEMYRCNIESCDRVYATRSNLLRHIYLKHKEKHKEHLIRPRKLSVGDQENTEENIQKERSSVPKQKCGTIANVVPKTKKCKGSKIYKDVNRKNEQIMSGPSTLKFGRHTYSLKDKDAAVAECPDSFLKQYPCMIHGCTSVVASEHNIIRHYKCHKFSRAFIARHKKALVVCKRRTSPKVTESPSTEQDVDHTKPDIKETTDLSTDTQQKQSNHNILESGDESIISTSQQSENDKDEMDELAELFISKLSNEDSTGSESHTRTPPCVSSDLQETSSCQSEPQRTAVGVKRTNKQKQATPNKKRKVVTPDTLSTESSSALSCDETIVAETTPEDTPAFDLSSFKPMGFEVSFLKFIEESVVKEKKTVEKSHLNINPEPEQQPTEEKAHVSDDEEPDSDIYLLFSNPSQLPNLENVKIVLVEAFNDYIELVVKQLNELKPAVVLKKHPVPKDEPASFAKEQNVDLDSKSTL, encoded by the exons ATGGTCGCCATTCATAGTTACTCGAATGCTCGACCCTACCTTACCTCACAGTGTGAAAATGTTGGCTTGGTACTTGAGCGGCTAGCTTT AAGCTGTGTTGAACTCCTTTTATGTTTGCCTCAAGAGTTACCGGATGATCATTGGCAGAAATTTCAAGGCTCCATTAAG GCTGCTCATGAGCGGTTAACTGAAAATGGCAGCCATGAGCTTTTAATCTTGTGCAACATGTCTCAAGAAGCTGGTGTGTGGAAGGATCCAGTTTTGGCCAAGATCCTTAACAATGAAATCCAGGACCCCTGCcagg CGGATAGTTTTCTGTGTTTGGAAGGCCCATTGCTACTTGAGATGCGAGTTAAGCGACTTCTTAAACTTAGCAAAGTGGCTGAGGCAACCTACCTGGCAAAATTATGCTCCGACCACCCAGATatgagcaagaagggacacttcAAACAATTATACCTAAAATGCCTTTGTGCAGCATCTCCAAACATAAAGCTTATAGAAGAG atTGCCAAAGTAGATTGTAAAGATGCATTGGAAATGATCTGTAATCTGGAGTCGGAGGGGGATGAGAAAACCTCACTTATACTGTGTGCAGCATTTCTTTCCCGCCAACTACAATTTGGGGAAATGTACTGTGCCTG GGAATTAACACTTTTCTGGAGCAAACTACAAAGAAGGGTTGAACCATCTATCCAGGTGTATCTGGAAATTTGTCGCCAACTGTCTCAGCTGACAAAAACCGTGTACCATATCTTCTTTCTTATCAAGGTTATTCAGTCAGAG ACTGAAGCTGCAGGACTTCCAACCTGTATTGAATTGTGCGTACGAGCCCTAAGATTGGAGTCGAGTGAAAATGCCAAGGTTAAAATTTCTATCTGCAAGACAATCTCCTGTTTATTACCTGATGATCTGGAGGTCAAGAGAGCCTGTCAACTCACTGAGTTCCTTTTGGAGCCTACTGTGGATGCATACTATGCTGTTGAAATGCTATACAATCAGCCAGACCAAAAATATGATGAGGAAAGTCTTCCTGTACCAAACTCGCTTCGGTGTGAACTGTTGTTGGTCTTGAAAACCAGATGGCCTTTTGATCCAGAGTTTTGGGACTGGAAAACTTTAAAGCGCCAATGCCTAGCTTTAATGGGAGAACAGGCATCCATTGTGTCTTCTATCGATGAGCTGAATGACAATGAAGCATACGATCAAATGGATAATTACCAGGAATTGGCTAAGGACGCTACATCAAACGGACTTCAGAGCTTTGATGCTGCCCTGGTTCAAGAGGTCAGCGATGAAAAGCCTAAaaagaaaccaataaaaaaaatgagagaacaTGGATATGTATCGGCAAGGTTCCGAAATTGGCAAGCCTACATGCAGTACTGTGTGTTATGTGACAAAGAGTTTCTCGGTCACAGGATCATCCGTCatgcacaaaaacattgtattgATGGCACCTATAGTTGCCCAATATGTGCAAAACAATATACCACTAAAGAAACCTTTATTCCTCATGTAACGTTGCATGTTAAGCAATCCTGCAAAGAGAGACTGGAAACTATGAAACCTCTCAAGCGATTGCCAAAGTCACCTAAAAAAGAGCctgattgtaaaattaaaaaaccaGAAACCATTACAAAGCAAGAGAGGCAGGtgaaaaagaacactttttattCAGATGACTTTATAGTGTTCAATGATAATGACAATTCTGATGATAATGATGACAAAGATAAGTCAGGAAATTTTCACCCTGAAAAACCAGTCAATGAGTTCCCCTGTCCTGTACAATTTTGCAACAAGGGATTTAAGTACTTCAAAAATTTAATTGCTCATGTGAGGGGGCACAAGGACAGTGAAGAAGCTACACGTTTCCTTGAGATACAAAGCAAGAAAGTTGTTTGCCAGTATTGTAGACGGCAGTTTGTTAGCCTTACTCACTTAAATGATCATTTACAAATGCACTGTGGAAGCCAACCATACATTTGCATACAAATGAAATGCAAGGCAAGCTTTGAGACTTACACAGATTTATTGGCACATCGAAAAGAACAtagacattttaaagcaaaatgcatGTTTCCCAACTGTGGGAGAATATTCTCTGCAGCTTACATGCTTTTTGACCATGAAGCACAACACTATAATACTTTCACATGCAAGCATGTTGGCTGTGGAAAGATCTTTCGTTCTCAACATCAGTTGGAACAGCACATGAGTGAGCATGCTACTGAAACCACACAGCTGAAGTCTAGTCAAAGTGCAGAGTTGACAGAGGCGACAAGGACAGATGTGAAGTGTGAAGATGTTCAGGAACCATTGCTGCCTGCTGGTAATGTGAACATTAAGTTAGAGCCATTGCAATCAGAAGACATTTCAGgttctgtaataaataaagatCCTGTTGTACCTGAAACCTCACTACAGTCACAGAAAATGGCAGCTGTTACTACCTGTGAAGTGACAAATTCTGATCATTTGTTAGACCAAATTATCATACCCGCTGCAAATGTTTTACCCACGACAAATTTGCTAACTCAGGTTTTAGCATCGCCATCCAATGATCTCAATATACTACCTAAGCCTGACATGTTGGCTTCCACTGCTTTTACAGGGGATTCAGGAAATTTCAAACTGCCATCCGTGCCTGAAGGCTTCCGTGATCTATTAGACCAAAACAAACTTCTTCCAAGTGGAAATATAGAAAATGCCAGTGAAACGTCAAAAATGTCACTCTCTGCTTTTGAAGTCCAACAGTTGTCACTGTTTCAGGATGGGAAAACCAACTGCCAAGATAACTCAAGCATAGATCAAACTGATGTAATGAATGCTGGTAAAAATCAAATTGAAGGTCAAGAACAAATAAACAGCATGGTCCCATTTAATGTACACAACCAATCTAACCAGTGTGAAAATAATCTGATTATGCCTGGATATGAAGAAAATTCAAAAcctgaaaacattttatcattgtcCCTTGAAACAAGCAGTGCACTCTCAAATGTTTTGCCACCTGTCTGTAATGCTCCAATAACACCTATTGCAGCAACGCCAAATGAAAGGTTCAAATGCAATGTTGATGGATGCACACGCATATATAATTCTGTTCAGAGCATTGGCAAACATATGAAGAGCACTCACCCAGAACATTATGATTTCTTTAAAATGGAGCGCAAAAATAGAAAGAAACTAAAACCTGGAACATCGTTACCACCCCCTGATGGGAAATCTATTTACACCATACTCCTGGGACCAGATGTCCCTACCATCCAGCCACAGTTACAGAACACTGCAAACCACAACTTCTGTAATCAGTTGCAACACCTTCCTAATTCTGTCTTCCCAACACAATTTGAAAACTTGGTGAACCCATTGCTGAGTCCTACAGAAACTGTTTTGCCCCAGGAAATGCCCAAAAATGTTGCAGAAACACTGTTGAGGACCGAGGTTGGAAATCTGAATAATTCTAGCTTAAACTCACAAATAGAGGATTTGGCAAAAGTCTTGCCTATGAAATTTGAAAATGGGTCTGATCCATTTCTTCCAATGCCAACAGAAAATGATCCTTTGCCAGTTGTGTCCTCACTTAGTGGAAACACAATGTTTTCTCAGCTGGGTGGAAGTGCAGACCATGTTCTGACTGGAAGTGAAGCTACAAATTCAGTGTTCATGAAAGAAGATATTGATGCAGACGCATCCTTTTCAAAACAAGTTGACAATACAGATATGGATGGAAGCTTTAATTTGGAAAAATCATCTAGCATGCTTTCAAATTCAGCTGACAAAAATAATGCTCCTAACATGCCagcaaaaaataaagagagaaaggtAAAGCACAGCCCACGTGCAAAATTTCCTGCAATAATCAGAGATGGCAAATTTATTTGTAGCAGATGCTATAGAGCTTTTACTAATCCACGATCATTAGGTGGCCATTTGTCAAAACGAGCAGTTTGTAAGCCTCACAATGATTATGGCATTCCTCCACCAATAGTTCCACAGGGAGATGGTCAGCCTTCTGTTTTGGCAAGCATGATTCTGTCATCTAGTCCAAACCAAAAAGTGCAGATACCGCCACAGCAGACTTTTAGTCCTGAAGTGACTGTTAAATCGGAACACTTTCTTCCATCTGGCCAGCCTGGAAGTGAAAATGCTCCATATATTAAACCTGAGTTTTCACATCCAGGTTTAAGCCCTCAGGAGGAAAAAGCCAATGCCATTAAACAAAACTTTGTAGCCCCAGAAAATGATGGCAACGGACAGTTATCTTCTGACAGTATGTTGAGCAACTGTATATCTAACACTCCACAAATAAATACAGCTGACTCATCAAATATTGCTGAAACACATGCCCTAACAACCAACGCGAGTTTACAAGGTGCTTCAAGTTTAGGCACTGTTTATGCTAATAGCTCAGTTGGGATACATCTTCCTAGTGGGCAGCctataaaaactgaaaatgacTTATGCCCAAATTCTTTGGTTAATTCAGCTGTTGAAACCCATGATGTAACCAAACAAGTAAGCAGCACTAGAGTGTCAGTAATTAGTAGTCCTCGTAGTTCTTGCATAACCACTGCCAAGAAAAGAAGCAGCACTTCTAAGAGAAAGAAGAAACCTGACACACCTGTGGCCGTTGAGACTACACAGGAACTAGCAAGAAATATTTTGGCAGCTTTGGGAGGAAATCTACAAATGTCAATGGAGATGCAGCCAAACCTTATGACCTATGGTTCtgaattattagaaaatatagcGAAGAACCTAAGCAATGCTGACAAAGAACTGCTCATGTCTTGCCTAAATGAAAGCTTTAAGACTAACTCAGAAACACAAGCATTAAGTCAACTTTCTGTACAACCAGAAAAAAGCAAGCAACCAATCTTACCACCCAACACATCCCATTGCAAAGACACTGGTAACCTTAATATTCACCAAGACTATAGAGAGAAGACATTTGATAGTTTGAATCCTGTTGTCACTGATGTATATACAATTAATAGTGCTGGTCCAGAACCCTGCTCTGGTTTGCCCCAAAGTCAAACCACAGCAAATGGTAGTATAGATGATGATTTACATGGAATTATGCACAATGTAATGTCAGCTAGCACTGCTGTTAGCCCACTTACCAAAATGAACATACCTGTCTGCTCAGTCTCTCCAACCCAAGAAACTTCTTCCATGTATGATGACCAAGTTTTCGAGATTATAAATTTGGTACAGAACCTTCAGCTTATAGATAGTGTGAAGCTTGAAAATGTGTTATCGGAAGAGAATTGCCCCTCCACCGAAGCGTTGCCTATTATGTCTAGTGTAATTGTCCCCAATCCAAGTCTCAGTATTGTCCCTGAACAATCCTCTGAAGTATCTTTACCGTTAACTGATATAAACATTGAAAAACCTTTTGTTTGCCAGGAGGAGGCTTGTAATTATTGTGCAATGACTAAGGAtgctttatttaaacattatacaaaagTTCACTTCTACACGTCTGAAAAGCTTGAAGTGATCAAAAAGCATCAGCTAAAGTTTGCTCCTTTTAGGTGTGTTGTTCCTTCATGTATGAAAACTTTTACTAGAAATTCAAATCTTCGAGCCCATTGTCAAACAATGCATAATTTTACACCTGAAGAAATGgtcaaattaaaaatgaaaaggccTCCTGGTAAAAAATCTGCTAATGACAATGACTTGTCGTCCTTAGAAATAGCAAATGGAACCCTGGAAGTGAAACGTTGTACAGAGTCACGTGATATTGCTCAAGGGCTCAAAAAAGATTCTTTAGTATATCGAGAAGTACCTCCCACAATCCCTGAAGTATCCCCAAAGATTGAGGAAGTGAGGGCACCTGCCTCATTGCCAGTTAAAGAGTCACAACGTCCACTACTCAATCAGAAAAACAAGCAAagatcaaaattaaaacaaatggaaaaagaacTCAAGCGCAAAAGGCCAATATCGAAAGAACTCAAGGTTACTCAAGGACCCACTTCCTTTAAACCCTATCGGTGTGTTCAACAAGGTTGCACAGCAGCTTTTAGTATACAACAAAGCCTAATGCTTCATTATCAAGCTGTTCACAAGTCAAAGCCTCCTCTATTCTCAGAAGAggacttaaaaaaagaaactgaggAGGGAGACAGTGGCATTAAAGAGTTCCGATGTACTGAAAATGATTGCTCTCGAATATTTTCTGGCTTTGCTAATTTAATTCACCATTATGTGAAACTTCATGAGATGACAGCAGAAGAAATTGAAAATATAGTTTCTTCATCAAGTGTAGAAGAGTTTAACTGTGATCAGAGTCGGTGTACAGCTACTTTTACAACTTGCATCAAGTACATTGAACACCTTGAAGAAACGCATAGCTTAAAAGTGAAGCAGGCAAAATTTGATGGTGAAGAAATGTATAGGTGTAATATTGAATCCTGTGACCGTGTCTATGCTACTCGGTCTAATTTGCTTAGGCATATTTATCTCAAGCACAAAGAGAAGCATAAAGAGCATTTAATCAGACCAAGAAAATTAAGTGTTGGTGATCAAGAAAACACAGAAGAGAACATTCAAAAGGAAAGATCCAGTGTGCCGAAACAAAAATGTGGCACAATAGCTAATGTagttcctaaaacaaaaaaatgtaaaggcagcAAAATATACAAAGACGTCAATAGGAAAAATGAGCAAATTATGAGTGGACCTTCTACTCTGAAATTTGGTAGGCATACATATTCTTTGAAGGATAAAGATGCCGCAGTAGCAGAATGCCCTGATAGTTTTCTAAAACAATATCCATGTATGATACATGGTTGTACATCCGTTGTTGCTAGTGAACACAATATTATAAGACATTATAAATGCCACAAATTTTCCAGGGCCTTTATTGCAAGACACAAAAAAGCACTAGTTGTTTGCAAAAGACGGACCTCACCTAAGGTTACGGAGTCTCCCAGTACAGAACAAGATGTAGACCATACAAAACCAGATATCAAAGAAACCACAGATTTATCAACTGACACCCAGCAAAAACAATCAAACCACAATATACTTGAAAGTGGAGATGAATCCATTATTTCCACTTCTCAGCAGAGTGAAAATGACAAAGATGAGATGGATGAACTCGCTGAActatttatttcaaaattaagTAATGAGGACAGCACCGGCTCAGAAAGCCACACAAGGACACCCCCCTGTGTCAGTAGTGACCTCCAGGAAACAAGTTCATGTCAGTCTGAGCCCCAAAGGACTGCTGTTGGTGTAAAAAGAACCAATAAACAAAAGCAGGCCACaccaaataaaaagagaaaagttgtTACACCAGATACATTGTCTACCGAATCTAGCAGTGCACTTAGCTGTGATGAGACCATAGTTGCTGAGACTACTCCTGAAGACACACCAGCATTCGACCTGAGCTCTTTCAAACCTATGGGGTTTGAAGTTTCATTTCTTAAGTTTATTGAAGAATCTGTTGTTAAGGAAAAGAAAACTGTAGAGAAAAGTCATTTAAACATAAACCCAGAGCCAGAACAGCAACCGACGGAGGAAAAGGCGCATGTGTCTGATGATGAAGAACCTGACTCGGATATATATTTACTCTTTTCTAACCCTTCACAGCTCCCCAACCTAGAAAATGTAAAGATTGTTTTAGTTGAGGCATTTAATGATTACATTGAACTTGTTGTGAAGCAGCTCAATGAACTGAAACCTGCTGTGGTTCTTAAAAAGCACCCCGTTCCTAAAGATGAACCTGCAAGCTTtgcaaaagaacaaaatgtagaCCTAGATAGCAAATCCACTTTATAG